Proteins co-encoded in one Ignavibacteria bacterium genomic window:
- a CDS encoding acetyl-CoA carboxylase biotin carboxyl carrier protein subunit: MPDYFVDVNKKEKSVRFTGPGTIVIDNKQYDYRLEEINDNYYLLRLNNKVFRVNRVSGEKNSLLILIEGRYFETEIRTNLEQKARQVLSNVKQKNHHSLIKSPMPGMVLKLKKNAGDEVAQGESIMILEAMKMENDIKSPFSGIIKEIYVSERSAVEKGAKLFLIG; the protein is encoded by the coding sequence ATGCCTGACTATTTTGTTGATGTAAACAAGAAAGAAAAGTCTGTCCGGTTTACGGGACCGGGTACCATTGTGATCGACAACAAACAATACGATTATCGTCTCGAGGAAATCAACGATAATTATTATTTGCTTCGTTTGAACAATAAAGTTTTTAGAGTAAATAGAGTATCAGGAGAAAAAAACAGCCTTCTGATACTTATTGAAGGCAGATATTTCGAAACCGAAATAAGGACAAACCTGGAACAGAAAGCCCGTCAGGTTCTCTCCAATGTAAAACAGAAAAATCACCACTCATTGATCAAATCACCTATGCCCGGGATGGTTCTTAAGCTTAAGAAGAATGCCGGGGATGAGGTTGCTCAAGGTGAGTCTATCATGATCCTCGAAGCAATGAAGATGGAGAATGATATCAAATCCCCCTTCAGTGGAATTATTAAAGAGATTTATGTCTCTGAACGCTCTGCTGTCGAGAAAGGAGCAAAGTTATTTTTAATAGGTTAA
- a CDS encoding outer membrane protein transport protein, which produces MKKYLFSFLFSLIIGGNVIAGGFQLNEHGAKAMAMGGAFAGLANDLSAFYFNPAGLAFMNGINVSAGTALIAPTGAFRGPSPSIQESKMVNKVFTPSHLYFSYQVNDKLVLGFGANNPFGLGTTWDNNWPGRFAAVVTEVQVFSFNAVAAYKLLDNLSLSAGFQYNFANVEITKQQKLAPFDAEAHVDLKGKDMAAFGFIIGAMWKPTLDFSIGATYRSQVKYGFEGDVVTTGPAQLSASLPNAPIAAELTTPAQVIAGVAYKFMPNFVVTADFQYVMWSSYDYLTVTYKSDGKVLTSSERLFEDTWIARLGLEYKYSSALALRAGFLYDRNPVKDEYLDPTLPDANRLGFSGGIGYALTNNLSLDLAYLFLRFQERTITNSKISATGTAGFTPMNGTYNSYANLFSLTFNYKF; this is translated from the coding sequence GTGAAAAAATATTTATTCTCTTTTCTGTTTTCTCTAATAATTGGAGGAAATGTAATCGCTGGTGGCTTTCAGTTAAATGAACACGGAGCCAAGGCGATGGCGATGGGTGGTGCGTTTGCCGGTTTAGCAAACGATCTCTCAGCGTTTTATTTTAATCCCGCAGGATTGGCTTTCATGAATGGCATCAATGTGTCGGCAGGTACAGCTCTTATCGCTCCGACCGGCGCATTTAGAGGACCATCACCTTCGATACAGGAATCAAAGATGGTGAACAAGGTGTTTACACCAAGTCATCTCTATTTTTCATATCAGGTGAATGATAAACTGGTTCTTGGTTTTGGTGCCAATAATCCATTCGGTCTCGGTACCACCTGGGATAACAACTGGCCGGGCAGATTTGCTGCAGTTGTGACAGAAGTACAGGTTTTCAGCTTTAACGCGGTAGCTGCATATAAATTGCTTGATAACCTCAGCCTTTCGGCAGGTTTTCAATACAATTTTGCTAATGTAGAGATCACAAAACAGCAGAAACTCGCTCCATTTGATGCCGAAGCACATGTAGATCTCAAAGGAAAAGACATGGCGGCATTTGGATTTATAATTGGTGCCATGTGGAAACCAACCTTGGATTTCTCCATTGGAGCAACATACAGAAGCCAGGTTAAGTACGGCTTTGAAGGTGATGTTGTAACTACAGGACCCGCACAGCTTTCAGCATCATTACCGAATGCACCAATCGCAGCAGAGCTTACAACCCCTGCGCAGGTTATCGCGGGTGTGGCTTACAAGTTTATGCCTAATTTCGTTGTTACCGCTGATTTTCAGTATGTCATGTGGTCAAGTTATGATTATCTGACAGTAACTTACAAGTCTGATGGCAAGGTACTTACTTCATCGGAAAGATTGTTTGAAGATACATGGATAGCCAGACTTGGACTCGAGTACAAGTATTCTTCAGCTCTCGCTCTTCGTGCAGGTTTCCTCTATGACAGAAATCCTGTAAAAGATGAGTATCTCGATCCCACACTTCCTGATGCAAACAGACTTGGTTTCTCAGGCGGTATCGGTTACGCTCTTACAAACAATTTGAGCCTTGATCTTGCTTATCTATTCCTAAGGTTTCAGGAAAGAACAATCACTAATTCAAAAATAAGTGCCACCGGTACTGCCGGTTTCACTCCTATGAATGGTACCTACAATTCCTATGCAAACCTCTTTTCATTAACATTTAATTATAAATTTTAA
- a CDS encoding SPOR domain-containing protein, protein MKLLFSNTKMIQMYALLFLVALFASSCSSVSDENKKEESAVTSNQLDTIKSVDNTPSVDSKVEVPKSFLYIIQIGAYSTFEKAKKFRGSIKNKLSEEIFVSFDKRTSLYVVRLKPRETRAEAEEIRTKLRATKEFSDAFILTIEI, encoded by the coding sequence GTGAAACTTTTATTTTCCAACACAAAAATGATCCAAATGTACGCCCTTCTATTTTTGGTCGCGTTGTTTGCATCATCATGTTCCTCGGTTTCAGATGAAAATAAAAAAGAAGAATCGGCAGTAACCTCTAATCAACTTGATACAATCAAATCTGTTGATAACACCCCTTCTGTAGATTCAAAGGTGGAAGTGCCAAAATCCTTCCTTTATATTATTCAGATTGGTGCCTACAGCACATTCGAAAAAGCAAAAAAGTTTCGGGGATCAATTAAAAATAAATTAAGTGAGGAAATTTTTGTAAGTTTCGATAAGAGAACTTCACTTTATGTGGTCAGGTTAAAACCGCGTGAAACTCGGGCAGAGGCAGAGGAGATCAGGACAAAATTGCGCGCGACAAAAGAATTTTCCGATGCCTTCATTTTAACAATTGAGATTTAG
- a CDS encoding T9SS type A sorting domain-containing protein: protein MRKLLLVVSILIFFVGQNNAQITTNWALISGNANMPSWFGLSNTERGMAYSSVNNLMYVVVRNGGVVLKSINPTNGADVANYDMTGVAGGTFILNDAEASTDDGKVYGCNLATSNASAFKVYRWDNATAVPAVAFSYTAPVAGTRMGDNFTLVGKNADNTTKILFADATRNMVFIAKTTDNGATFQLQDSVQLPASSFGGAASVYPIMNNQGAIEGIITNSSGKNVVAYTMAGQPMGSIPGGVIGTGSTTVRGFEVNGLFYIATFQYGGGNENVRIVAVGDDPNMARTYAITTPLGTNANVNGTGDFTCYVRPNGKVEIYVLGTNNGIAKYTVDFPFFMNGRFNEPYTFVASKQNQNSGFGPNMELKTMGYAYDSNYVYIAVQGKLDKTNSNGIAVFLNFSDITGIPAGSSLGAVPNGGHLFGDATNPNFKMGFEVDMAFVINGGGNDSVSYLDAAKYFNGVKTGGYIGYTYKSGSAAQGPAAPGIFAANAITFALDSAYDRGRGLEIRIPKTELNNLGFSGTIQMAAFIVSNTAYFSDLSLPGNITGGNVAFNPNFASLPGGPYYTGAFALPVELVSFSAKAIDNVVVLDWMTASELNNKGFSVEKSFDGTSFSEIGFVAGRGTTTEFGKYSFTDNNAGAAVVYYRLKQLDFDGTFAYSSVVSVESSSVPAVFALNQNYPNPFNPSTSISFTVASEGIASLNVYSINGELVSTLFNETAKAGQVYNAKFDAGNLPSGIYFYRLTQGNSVVTKKLTLLK from the coding sequence ATGCGCAAGCTTTTACTTGTTGTATCCATACTTATATTTTTTGTCGGGCAGAATAATGCCCAGATTACGACTAACTGGGCTTTAATCAGTGGTAATGCAAACATGCCATCATGGTTTGGTTTATCAAATACTGAGAGAGGAATGGCATATTCCTCTGTTAATAATTTAATGTATGTTGTCGTCAGAAATGGTGGCGTTGTACTGAAATCCATCAACCCAACCAACGGTGCTGATGTGGCAAACTACGATATGACAGGTGTTGCCGGTGGTACTTTCATTCTTAATGATGCAGAAGCATCAACGGATGATGGTAAAGTTTATGGTTGCAACCTTGCTACCTCGAACGCAAGCGCATTCAAGGTTTATCGCTGGGATAATGCCACCGCAGTGCCTGCTGTGGCTTTTTCATATACTGCACCGGTTGCCGGTACAAGGATGGGTGATAACTTCACGCTGGTTGGTAAAAATGCTGACAACACTACCAAAATACTTTTCGCTGACGCAACCCGCAACATGGTGTTTATTGCCAAAACCACGGATAATGGAGCAACCTTCCAACTCCAGGATTCAGTACAGTTGCCTGCTTCAAGTTTCGGAGGCGCTGCTTCAGTTTACCCGATTATGAATAATCAGGGAGCAATTGAAGGAATCATTACCAACAGTTCCGGAAAAAATGTAGTTGCCTACACTATGGCAGGTCAACCAATGGGCAGTATCCCGGGTGGTGTTATCGGGACAGGTTCAACTACTGTCAGAGGTTTTGAAGTAAACGGACTTTTCTATATTGCTACCTTCCAGTATGGTGGTGGAAATGAGAATGTAAGAATCGTGGCAGTTGGCGATGATCCAAACATGGCAAGGACATATGCGATTACAACACCTCTTGGTACAAATGCAAATGTGAACGGTACCGGAGATTTTACATGCTATGTTCGCCCGAATGGTAAAGTGGAAATTTATGTTTTGGGAACCAACAATGGTATTGCTAAATACACAGTTGATTTCCCGTTCTTCATGAATGGAAGATTCAACGAACCCTATACCTTCGTTGCATCAAAACAGAATCAGAATTCAGGTTTTGGTCCTAACATGGAATTAAAAACCATGGGATATGCCTATGATTCCAACTATGTTTACATTGCGGTTCAAGGCAAACTTGACAAAACAAACTCAAATGGTATTGCAGTTTTCTTAAATTTCAGTGATATCACTGGTATTCCCGCCGGCTCATCACTGGGTGCTGTTCCTAACGGTGGACATCTCTTTGGTGATGCTACGAACCCTAACTTCAAGATGGGCTTCGAGGTTGACATGGCTTTTGTTATCAACGGTGGTGGAAACGATTCCGTTTCTTATCTTGATGCAGCCAAATACTTCAACGGAGTTAAAACCGGTGGTTATATTGGCTATACCTATAAATCAGGTTCGGCGGCTCAAGGTCCTGCAGCTCCCGGAATCTTCGCAGCAAATGCAATTACATTCGCTCTCGATTCGGCTTACGACAGAGGTCGCGGTCTTGAAATAAGAATTCCAAAAACCGAATTAAACAACCTCGGATTTTCAGGAACCATTCAGATGGCTGCTTTTATTGTTTCAAACACAGCCTATTTCTCTGATCTCTCACTTCCCGGCAATATCACCGGTGGTAATGTTGCTTTCAATCCTAACTTTGCATCACTTCCCGGTGGTCCCTACTACACAGGCGCTTTCGCTCTCCCTGTCGAGTTGGTTTCCTTCTCGGCTAAAGCGATTGATAATGTTGTAGTTCTTGACTGGATGACCGCTTCCGAGCTTAATAATAAAGGTTTTTCAGTTGAAAAGAGCTTCGATGGAACAAGTTTCTCAGAGATCGGTTTTGTAGCCGGTAGAGGAACAACCACTGAATTTGGTAAATACAGCTTCACAGACAATAATGCCGGTGCAGCGGTAGTTTACTACAGACTGAAACAGTTGGATTTCGATGGCACTTTCGCTTACAGCAGTGTTGTAAGCGTTGAATCATCTTCAGTTCCGGCAGTTTTCGCATTGAACCAGAACTATCCAAATCCTTTCAATCCTTCCACTTCAATTTCCTTTACTGTAGCTTCGGAAGGAATTGCAAGTCTGAATGTTTATTCCATCAATGGCGAACTTGTTTCCACACTGTTCAACGAAACAGCAAAAGCAGGTCAGGTTTACAATGCTAAATTTGATGCCGGGAATCTTCCTTCGGGAATTTATTTCTACAGACTGACCCAAGGTAATTCTGTTGTTACCAAAAAGTTAACCCTTCTTAAGTAA
- a CDS encoding T9SS type A sorting domain-containing protein, whose protein sequence is MTKKSLSIILVLFLFSATSAFSQLINENFNYPVGDSVSAHGWTGHSGFLTNNILIGAPGLEFPGYFVTGGNAALVNNTGQDINKTFDSVSAGTVYASFLLKVTAAPITGYFFHLGRNPFNTFDFRARVWAKPEGANFRLGISFSGNADTVFSTGSYFIDSTYLVVVKYKVEAAADDSVSLYVFKPGDNFTVEPAVPTAGPKSTTGGDISPGAVALRQYNAAQRYTVDNILVSTSWMLNVVPVEFTTFSATAQNGKVNLVWETASETNNKGFEVQRSLDNQNFSNVGYVTGKGTTTETSSYNFTDDFAVSGKVYYRLKQIDFDGTSAFSNTIEVESNMITGFELFQNYPNPFNPSTSINFTVSESGLATLKIFSVTGEEVANLFSQSVEKGTVYTVNFNAANLNSGVYFAQLSQGNNVKNIKLILNK, encoded by the coding sequence ATGACTAAAAAGTCACTTTCAATAATTCTTGTTCTGTTTCTATTCTCCGCGACTTCTGCTTTTTCGCAATTAATCAATGAAAATTTCAACTATCCGGTCGGTGATTCAGTTTCCGCTCACGGATGGACCGGTCATAGCGGTTTCCTTACCAACAATATTCTTATTGGTGCCCCAGGGTTGGAATTCCCCGGCTATTTTGTAACCGGCGGCAACGCTGCATTGGTTAACAACACAGGTCAGGATATCAATAAAACTTTTGATTCGGTTAGTGCCGGAACTGTATATGCTTCATTTCTTCTCAAAGTCACCGCTGCACCGATAACCGGTTATTTCTTCCATCTTGGTCGTAATCCTTTTAATACATTCGATTTCAGAGCAAGAGTATGGGCAAAACCCGAAGGAGCCAATTTTAGACTCGGCATCAGTTTTTCAGGCAATGCTGACACAGTTTTCTCGACAGGAAGTTATTTTATCGACAGTACTTATCTTGTAGTCGTTAAATACAAAGTTGAAGCTGCTGCTGACGATTCAGTAAGTCTTTATGTTTTCAAACCAGGCGATAACTTTACTGTAGAACCGGCAGTTCCAACTGCAGGACCAAAAAGTACAACCGGTGGCGATATATCACCGGGTGCTGTTGCTCTTAGACAATATAATGCAGCTCAAAGATACACCGTTGACAATATTCTTGTTTCAACAAGCTGGATGCTCAATGTAGTACCTGTAGAATTTACCACATTCTCTGCCACTGCTCAGAATGGAAAAGTAAATCTCGTATGGGAAACTGCTTCAGAAACCAACAACAAAGGTTTTGAAGTTCAGAGAAGTCTTGACAATCAGAACTTCAGTAATGTAGGATATGTAACCGGAAAAGGTACAACAACCGAAACTTCCAGCTATAATTTCACAGATGATTTCGCTGTTTCAGGTAAAGTTTATTACAGATTGAAACAAATCGATTTTGACGGAACTTCCGCTTTCTCGAACACAATCGAAGTTGAATCGAACATGATTACCGGATTTGAATTATTCCAGAACTATCCAAACCCGTTCAACCCTTCAACCAGCATCAACTTTACCGTTTCTGAATCAGGTTTGGCAACATTGAAAATCTTCAGCGTTACAGGTGAAGAAGTTGCAAATCTCTTCAGTCAGTCAGTTGAAAAAGGAACTGTTTACACTGTTAATTTCAACGCAGCAAACCTGAACTCAGGTGTTTACTTTGCTCAGTTGTCACAAGGTAACAATGTTAAAAACATCAAATTGATCCTGAATAAATAA
- the ssb gene encoding single-stranded DNA-binding protein, whose amino-acid sequence MALSLNKVMLVGNLGRDVETRFSNDNSLTISSFTMATSRSTKGKDSNWINESTWHNVVAFNLNDKVLEGLRKGVRVFVEGRIQIREYTKQDNTPAKVYEIVAEKVQFVDKKQDDGSSPFEAYGGGQKSENTGASEPEAGKKVDDDLPF is encoded by the coding sequence GTGGCACTATCACTAAACAAGGTAATGCTTGTCGGCAATCTCGGGAGAGATGTTGAAACAAGATTTTCGAATGATAACAGTCTGACCATATCCTCGTTCACCATGGCGACGAGTAGAAGTACAAAAGGAAAAGACAGCAACTGGATTAATGAATCAACATGGCACAATGTTGTGGCTTTCAATCTTAATGATAAAGTTCTCGAAGGTCTGCGAAAGGGAGTCCGTGTCTTTGTTGAAGGAAGAATCCAGATCAGAGAATACACAAAACAGGATAATACACCGGCAAAGGTGTACGAAATTGTGGCTGAAAAAGTTCAGTTTGTAGATAAAAAACAGGATGATGGCAGTTCACCATTCGAAGCATACGGTGGTGGTCAAAAATCTGAAAACACAGGAGCGTCTGAACCTGAGGCAGGTAAAAAAGTTGACGATGATCTTCCTTTTTAG
- a CDS encoding HlyC/CorC family transporter → MPTELILLLGLLGCFIVSALFSGSEVALFGTDKSLLKRGFHKNPLLLRYALFLVENPKRLLVTILLGNNLVNTLASILAVAITVIVAGKFSVDLESALTVQIATVTILVLLFGEITPKVFATHNPIGFLKIALVPLYWVSLVLYPASELINEFINFAFQRFKLNKSKLAINQDDISQLADIGHKAGTLAEKEHEIIKGLVSYINVSVKQVMRPRVDIVAVPQNSSLDEVAKLILEAGHSRIPVYKDDLDKITGILYAKDLLPLIKNTMIRNKLAFTPTKLARPVMFVPETKLISELMQEFQEKKLHMAIVIDEYGGTSGLITLEDILEEILGDIRDEYDKEEPTIKKLGLNLYEVSGELTIGELEELLQVEFGEISPDIQTISGLIFESAGKIPEAGFSILIGPVQFKVTGVERNRLRKILVRRQQ, encoded by the coding sequence GTGCCAACCGAGCTGATTCTTCTCCTGGGCTTGCTTGGTTGCTTTATCGTGTCAGCACTGTTCAGTGGATCAGAGGTAGCCTTATTCGGAACTGATAAATCGTTATTAAAGAGGGGATTCCACAAGAACCCCCTCTTGTTGCGATATGCACTGTTTTTAGTGGAAAACCCAAAGCGACTGCTGGTTACCATTCTCTTGGGGAATAACCTGGTCAATACTCTTGCTTCCATCCTTGCGGTTGCAATAACTGTTATAGTTGCGGGTAAATTCTCGGTTGATCTCGAATCTGCTCTTACTGTTCAGATCGCAACTGTGACTATACTGGTGTTGCTTTTTGGCGAGATAACACCGAAAGTATTCGCCACCCATAATCCCATCGGTTTTCTGAAAATTGCTCTGGTACCTTTATACTGGGTCAGTCTTGTACTTTATCCTGCGTCCGAACTGATCAATGAGTTTATTAATTTTGCCTTCCAAAGGTTCAAGTTAAATAAATCCAAGCTTGCTATCAACCAGGATGATATCTCCCAACTCGCAGATATAGGACACAAAGCCGGTACTCTTGCCGAAAAAGAACATGAGATAATAAAGGGACTTGTCTCTTATATAAATGTTTCCGTTAAGCAGGTAATGAGACCCAGGGTGGATATAGTTGCAGTTCCTCAAAATTCTTCCCTGGATGAAGTGGCAAAACTCATTCTCGAAGCAGGTCACAGCCGGATACCGGTTTACAAGGATGATCTGGATAAGATAACCGGGATTCTTTATGCAAAAGATTTGTTACCACTGATTAAAAACACCATGATCAGAAACAAATTGGCTTTTACACCCACAAAACTCGCGCGTCCGGTAATGTTTGTACCTGAAACAAAATTAATCAGCGAATTGATGCAGGAATTCCAGGAAAAAAAACTTCACATGGCAATCGTCATTGATGAGTATGGTGGAACATCGGGTCTCATCACTCTGGAAGATATTCTCGAAGAGATACTCGGTGATATAAGGGATGAATACGATAAAGAGGAACCGACTATTAAAAAACTCGGACTCAATCTCTATGAAGTAAGCGGGGAACTGACCATTGGCGAACTTGAAGAATTGTTGCAGGTGGAATTCGGTGAAATATCTCCGGATATTCAAACTATAAGTGGTTTGATATTTGAAAGTGCCGGAAAGATTCCTGAAGCCGGTTTTTCAATACTCATTGGTCCCGTCCAATTCAAGGTTACCGGAGTTGAAAGAAACAGACTTCGCAAAATTTTAGTACGGCGTCAGCAGTGA
- a CDS encoding MCE family protein, with protein MNQQHKMEIKVGLTVIIGLLVLIWVIGWAKNLSVVDKDKKVKVLFGNVSGLEIGDNVTVNGVRKGFVETIVVQDSSVIVGLSLDNDVQLPEGSKFYVTMLDLMGGKKVEIKPGSKKIPLNLALLQKGEFQFDVPEVMNLVGNMSGDIPKIMTKIDTSLSAINAYLKDDDIKRDIKTGLKNFVALAVEFRSVLQEQRGQIDVLVKNGIRLAQNADSLTMTASGFIKENKDSIASSIKNLNNLLAQSDKLVSKLNSIIDETTSQKNNLGKLLYDEKSYDDLRATLKDAKELLQLVKKQLKNEGLNVKARIDLF; from the coding sequence ATGAATCAACAGCATAAAATGGAAATAAAAGTCGGTTTAACGGTAATAATTGGTCTCCTTGTCCTTATTTGGGTGATCGGATGGGCAAAGAATTTAAGTGTGGTCGACAAGGACAAAAAGGTTAAGGTATTGTTTGGAAATGTATCGGGACTTGAAATTGGCGACAATGTAACGGTTAACGGTGTCCGTAAAGGATTTGTTGAAACCATTGTAGTGCAGGATTCGTCAGTGATTGTGGGTCTTTCGTTGGACAACGATGTTCAGTTGCCGGAAGGATCGAAGTTTTATGTTACCATGCTCGATCTTATGGGGGGCAAGAAGGTGGAAATAAAACCGGGCTCCAAAAAGATACCTCTGAATCTGGCACTTTTGCAGAAAGGTGAGTTTCAATTTGATGTTCCCGAAGTAATGAATCTCGTTGGAAATATGAGCGGTGATATTCCTAAAATAATGACGAAGATCGATACTTCCCTAAGTGCAATAAATGCTTATTTGAAGGATGACGATATAAAACGCGACATAAAAACAGGATTGAAAAATTTCGTGGCACTTGCGGTTGAATTCAGATCAGTCCTTCAGGAGCAAAGAGGTCAAATTGATGTTCTTGTAAAAAACGGAATAAGACTTGCTCAGAATGCTGACTCGTTAACAATGACGGCTTCCGGTTTCATAAAAGAGAATAAAGATTCTATTGCGAGCAGCATAAAAAATCTTAACAATCTTCTGGCGCAATCAGACAAACTTGTTTCGAAGCTGAACTCCATTATTGATGAGACAACATCTCAGAAGAACAATCTTGGGAAACTTCTTTATGATGAAAAAAGTTACGACGATTTAAGGGCTACTCTTAAAGACGCGAAAGAGCTTCTGCAATTAGTGAAAAAACAACTGAAAAATGAGGGATTGAATGTCAAAGCCAGAATCGATCTTTTCTAA
- the ggt gene encoding gamma-glutamyltransferase, with product MSKPESIFSKNYISSILVFSIIFFYGFTGYSQIPQIKEGMVVSADSIATEVGIQILREGGNAVDAAVATGFALAVTYPVAGNIGGGGFMVIRLQSGEEITLDYREKAPSGATRDMYLDKEGNFIDSLAQEGILSGGVPGSVSGLLTALEKYGTMSREMVIAPALRLAKEGFKLPKPTAASFKKYNKVFNKFPSTSAIFTKNGLPFEPGELFIQKDLAETLELILREGKNGFYTGPLADRIVAHMKRESGLITSDDLLNYETVVRKPVTGSYRGYKVISMPPPSSGGVALIQLLNILENIDLKSLGHSSPEYVHYLVEAMRRVYADRSEYLGDPDFFKVPVKDLISKEYAKKLFSQIKSVATPSEEVKPGLETPKESMETTHYSVLDRWGNAVSVTTTINSGYGSKLVIDGTGFFLNNEMDDFSAKPGVPNQFGLLGSDANSIKPGKRMLSSMTPTILLKENTPVLIVGSPGGSTIITSVLQVILNVVDFGNDIRNAVDLPRIHHQWYPDVVSIEEDVFSTETRDIFEKKGYKVKDIPQLGLIEAISIDNKTGEVSGASDRRGVGLARGEGQK from the coding sequence ATGTCAAAGCCAGAATCGATCTTTTCTAAGAATTACATTTCTTCCATTTTAGTTTTTTCAATTATCTTTTTTTATGGCTTTACAGGTTACTCCCAAATTCCACAAATTAAAGAGGGAATGGTTGTTTCGGCCGACTCAATCGCCACAGAAGTTGGGATTCAGATTCTCAGGGAAGGTGGTAATGCAGTCGATGCTGCGGTTGCAACTGGGTTTGCACTTGCGGTAACATACCCCGTAGCGGGTAATATTGGCGGTGGCGGATTCATGGTTATCAGACTTCAGAGTGGAGAGGAAATTACTCTGGATTACCGGGAAAAAGCTCCTTCGGGGGCAACCAGGGATATGTATCTTGATAAAGAGGGGAATTTTATCGACTCACTGGCTCAGGAAGGTATTCTCTCCGGCGGTGTTCCGGGAAGTGTTTCAGGACTGCTCACCGCCCTCGAAAAATACGGGACCATGAGCAGAGAGATGGTTATTGCGCCCGCTCTCAGACTTGCAAAGGAGGGCTTTAAATTACCCAAGCCTACCGCTGCCTCATTCAAAAAGTACAACAAAGTTTTCAATAAATTCCCGTCAACTTCTGCAATCTTTACAAAAAATGGTCTCCCATTCGAACCGGGCGAACTGTTTATTCAGAAAGATCTCGCCGAAACACTTGAACTGATTCTAAGAGAAGGAAAAAATGGATTTTACACGGGTCCTTTAGCAGACCGGATCGTAGCCCACATGAAAAGAGAATCAGGTTTAATTACCTCTGATGATCTGTTGAACTACGAAACTGTCGTTCGCAAGCCTGTTACAGGTAGCTACAGGGGATATAAGGTGATATCAATGCCTCCTCCGAGCTCGGGCGGAGTTGCTCTTATCCAATTGTTGAATATTCTTGAAAATATCGATTTAAAATCGTTAGGTCATTCTTCACCTGAATATGTTCATTACCTTGTTGAGGCAATGCGCAGGGTCTACGCTGACAGATCTGAATATCTGGGCGATCCCGATTTTTTTAAAGTACCTGTGAAAGATTTGATCAGCAAGGAGTATGCCAAAAAGCTTTTCTCGCAGATCAAATCCGTTGCAACTCCCTCGGAAGAGGTAAAACCGGGACTCGAAACCCCGAAAGAAAGCATGGAAACCACTCACTACTCAGTCCTGGACCGGTGGGGGAATGCGGTCAGTGTTACAACCACCATCAATTCAGGATACGGTTCAAAACTTGTTATAGACGGTACCGGTTTTTTCCTGAATAATGAAATGGATGATTTTTCTGCAAAACCTGGGGTTCCGAACCAGTTTGGTCTGCTGGGAAGCGACGCGAATTCCATCAAACCGGGCAAAAGGATGCTGTCATCGATGACCCCTACAATTTTACTTAAGGAGAATACTCCTGTCTTGATCGTCGGTTCCCCGGGTGGTTCGACGATTATTACCTCTGTCCTTCAGGTTATTCTCAATGTGGTTGATTTTGGCAACGATATCAGGAACGCAGTTGATCTGCCCCGTATTCACCATCAGTGGTACCCTGATGTGGTTTCAATTGAAGAAGATGTCTTTTCCACCGAAACCCGCGATATTTTTGAGAAAAAAGGCTACAAAGTGAAGGATATACCGCAACTTGGACTCATTGAAGCCATATCTATTGATAACAAAACCGGGGAGGTTTCCGGAGCCTCCGACAGAAGGGGAGTGGGTCTGGCACGAGGGGAGGGTCAGAAATGA
- the acpS gene encoding holo-ACP synthase, with protein MIVGTGVDIIEIDRIRKSIEKFGDRFLNKIYTKTEIEFCSSKADKYRRYAARFAIKEAVYKAVMKYDATIAWLDISVQNDGDGAPVLEELSKITAIKQAGIRIHISLSHCNTFAVATAIAEKEL; from the coding sequence ATGATAGTAGGAACAGGAGTGGATATCATAGAGATCGACAGGATTCGAAAATCCATCGAAAAATTTGGAGACCGGTTTCTAAATAAAATTTACACCAAAACCGAAATTGAATTCTGTTCGAGCAAAGCCGATAAATACAGAAGATATGCTGCACGATTTGCGATTAAAGAAGCAGTCTATAAAGCTGTCATGAAATATGATGCCACAATTGCATGGCTTGACATCTCAGTGCAAAATGACGGTGATGGGGCCCCTGTACTGGAGGAACTTTCGAAAATCACTGCCATAAAACAAGCCGGCATTCGGATACATATATCACTAAGTCATTGTAATACATTTGCTGTAGCCACTGCAATCGCAGAAAAAGAACTATAA